A genome region from Cucumis sativus cultivar 9930 chromosome 4, Cucumber_9930_V3, whole genome shotgun sequence includes the following:
- the LOC101204221 gene encoding tubulin-folding cofactor B: MASRLQQIEKDESVLLRVTHANLKSFTSDVRFSLQMSVESVKEKLWRKCGTSVNSMCLELYDDSGSKISDLTDNCIPLGFYSPLDGYRLHIIDLDPSSVTSGGWLEDTSLVEKFQISEEAYDKRDDTFRKFKEKLASQNPSAFESKISDNYMEELCANIKVGDRCQVEPGEKRGVVKFVGRAESLAPGFWVGVQYDEPLGKNDGTVKGIHYFDCSPFHGAMVRPDKVKVGNYPERDPFDDEDDEI; the protein is encoded by the exons ATGGCGTCTCGATTGCAGCAGATCGAAAAGGATGAATCTGTGCTCTTGCGTGTCACCCATGCCAATCTCAAGTCCTTCACATCTGATGTTCGTTTTTCCCTTCAG ATGAGCGTGGAGTCTGTCAAGGAAAAATTGTGGAGAAAATGTGGTACTTCTGTGAACTCTATGTGCCTCGAACTCTACGATGATTCCGGTTCTAAAATTTCCGATTTGACGGATAATTGCATTCCCTTGGGCTTCTATTCTCCCTTAGATGG GTACCGGCTGCATATTATTGATCTTGACCCCTCATCAGTTACTTCTGGTGGTTGGCTTGAAGATACCTCACTAGTGGAGAAGTTCCAGATCTCTGAAGAAGCCTATGATAAACGTGATG acacatttagaaaatttaaagaaaaattggcaTCCCAGAATCCTTCAGCATTTGAGAGTAAA ATATCTGATAACTACATGGAAGAGCTCTGTGCAAATATTAAG GTTGGTGATAGATGTCAAGTTGAACCCGGGGAGAAACGGGGTGTTGTGAAATTTGTTGGCCGGGCTGAATCGCTTGCTCCTGGTTTTTGGGTTGGAGTTCAATATGATGAACCATTGGGAAAAAATGATGGCAC GGTAAAAGGGATCCACTATTTTGACTGCTCTCCTTTTCATGGTGCGATGGTTAGGCCTGACAAAGTGAAG GTTGGCAACTATCCTGAACGGGACCCTTTTGACGATGAAGATGATGAGATATGA
- the LOC101204715 gene encoding mitochondrial fission 1 protein A, which translates to MEAKIGKLFESVCSFFGGGDQIPWCDRDVITGCEREVAEADESASEERKNESIMRLSWALVHSRQSEDINRGIAMLEASLTISRTPLQQREKLYLLAVGYYRSGEYARSRQLVEQCLEIAPDWRQALTLKKTVEDQIAKDGVIGIGITATAVGLIAAGIAAAASRRN; encoded by the exons ATGGAGGCAAAGATTGGCAAATTGTTCGAATCTGTTTGTTCCTTCTTCGGCGGTGGCGACCAGATCCCTTGGTGTGATCGTGATGTTATCACT ggGTGTGAAAGAGAAGTTGCAGAGGCCGATGAAAGTGCCTCGGAAGAACGCAAGAATGAAAGTATTATGAGGTTATCATGGGCACTAGTTCACTCACGGCAATCTGAAGATATCAATCGTGGCATAGCAATGCTTGAAG CTTCCTTGACCATTTCTAGGACCCCTTTGCAACAGAGGGAGAAACTCTATTTGCTGGCTGTCGGATATTACAGAAGTGGTGAATATGCAAGGAGTCGGCAGCTTGTAGAACAATGTTTAGAG ATTGCACCTGATTGGAGGCAAGCCTTGACACTTAAGAAGACTGTAGAAGATCAAATTGCAAAAG ATGGAGTCATTGGTATCGGCATTACAGCTACAGCGGTGGGACTTATAGCTGCCGGGATCGCAGCAGCAGCAAGTCGTAGAAATTGA